In the genome of Leptolyngbya sp. FACHB-261, one region contains:
- the psbC gene encoding photosystem II reaction center protein CP43, giving the protein MTATYDSSLVGSRTQDSTGFAWWAGNARLINLSGKLLGAHVAHSGLIVFWAGAMTLFEVAHFIPEKPMYEQGLILLPHLAAQGWGVGPGGEVIDTFPYFVVGVLHLISSAVLGFGGIYHAIRGPEVLENYSSFFGYDWRDKNKMTNIIGFHLILLGLGAFLLVAKAMFFGGVYDPWAPGGGDVRVITNPTLNPAVIFGYLVKSPFGGEGWIVSVDNLEDVIGGHIWVGFICIAGGIWHILTKPFAWARRAFVWSGEAYLSYSLGALSLMAFIATCFVWFNNTVYPSEFYGPTGPEASQAQALTFLIRDQKLGANVATAQGPTGLGKYLMRSPSGEVIFGGETMRFWDVRAPWLEPLRGPNGLDIDKIKNDIQPWQARRAAEYMTHAPLGSLNSVGGVATEINSVNFVSPRSWLSTSHFVLAFLFLVGHLWHAGRARAAAAGFEKGIDRKTEPVLAMTDLD; this is encoded by the coding sequence CGTCTCATCAATCTGTCCGGTAAGCTGTTGGGTGCTCACGTTGCCCACTCTGGTCTGATTGTGTTCTGGGCTGGGGCTATGACCCTATTTGAAGTAGCCCACTTCATCCCAGAAAAGCCCATGTATGAGCAGGGCCTGATCCTGCTGCCTCACCTAGCTGCTCAGGGCTGGGGTGTTGGCCCTGGCGGTGAGGTTATTGATACCTTCCCTTACTTCGTAGTCGGCGTTCTGCACTTGATCTCTTCGGCAGTGCTGGGCTTCGGTGGCATCTATCACGCTATTCGTGGTCCTGAAGTTCTGGAGAACTACTCCTCCTTCTTCGGCTATGACTGGCGCGACAAGAACAAGATGACCAACATCATCGGCTTCCACTTGATCCTGCTGGGTCTAGGTGCGTTCTTGCTCGTGGCAAAGGCCATGTTCTTTGGTGGTGTCTATGACCCCTGGGCGCCAGGCGGTGGTGATGTTCGCGTAATCACCAATCCAACCCTGAACCCGGCAGTCATCTTTGGCTATTTGGTGAAGTCTCCCTTCGGTGGTGAAGGCTGGATCGTCAGCGTCGACAACCTTGAAGATGTGATCGGTGGTCATATTTGGGTTGGTTTCATCTGCATTGCTGGTGGTATTTGGCACATCTTGACCAAGCCCTTCGCTTGGGCTCGTCGCGCTTTCGTCTGGTCGGGTGAGGCTTATCTCTCCTACAGCCTGGGCGCTCTGTCATTAATGGCCTTCATTGCTACCTGCTTTGTCTGGTTCAACAACACCGTTTACCCCTCCGAGTTCTACGGTCCGACTGGTCCTGAGGCTTCCCAAGCTCAGGCTCTGACCTTCTTGATTCGTGACCAAAAGCTGGGCGCTAACGTTGCTACTGCTCAGGGTCCGACAGGTCTAGGTAAGTACCTGATGCGCTCCCCATCGGGTGAGGTTATCTTCGGTGGTGAAACCATGCGCTTTTGGGATGTGCGTGCTCCTTGGCTGGAGCCTCTGCGCGGTCCCAACGGCTTGGACATCGACAAAATCAAGAATGACATTCAGCCCTGGCAAGCTCGCCGTGCAGCTGAGTACATGACCCACGCTCCTCTGGGCTCTCTGAACTCTGTGGGTGGTGTGGCCACTGAAATCAACTCGGTGAACTTTGTGTCTCCCCGTTCTTGGCTGTCCACTTCTCACTTCGTGCTGGCTTTCCTATTCCTGGTAGGCCACCTGTGGCATGCTGGCCGTGCTCGCGCTGCCGCTGCTGGTTTTGAGAAGGGTATCGACCGCAAGACCGAGCCTGTACTAGCTATGACAGACCTCGACTAG